Proteins encoded by one window of Paenibacillus urinalis:
- a CDS encoding GntR family transcriptional regulator has product MNQPLYQQIITSLLNEIDTGRLQPGDQVPSEKELTDQYQVSRITAKKALDQLAEEGVIVRIRGKGSYVNVSDALADEDVTGREGKELRRGDRLIGAIFPSYTDGYGLLLQYAVEKTIAELGGSLVIKRSNHSVEEEEAAIDALLDLQVDGIIVFPADSREYNQRLLKMILDEFPVVVVDRNLKGIQACTVHTDNKTAAYKLAAHLLESGHKHIAFISPDPNRTSTLEDRLAGFQQAFLASGTRLCSDYLITDIPSGYSCKSSDTHSGEYRLMKKLLEEHPQITAYVCAEYEIAIILYKLLESMGLRVPEDCSIVCFDCPDDPYDHLNRPRFTHIRQYEEKMGRTAVELLFAQIENKEVPKLTLLGFEFKEGRST; this is encoded by the coding sequence ATGAACCAACCTTTATATCAACAAATTATTACATCTCTTCTAAATGAAATCGACACTGGCCGACTGCAGCCTGGCGATCAGGTTCCCTCAGAGAAAGAATTAACAGATCAATACCAGGTCAGTCGAATTACAGCAAAAAAAGCACTGGACCAGCTTGCAGAAGAAGGAGTTATTGTAAGAATTCGCGGCAAAGGATCGTATGTCAACGTTTCTGATGCTCTAGCTGACGAAGACGTTACAGGCAGAGAGGGGAAGGAGTTAAGAAGAGGTGACCGTTTGATTGGAGCGATCTTTCCAAGCTATACGGATGGTTATGGATTATTGCTGCAGTATGCGGTTGAGAAGACCATTGCTGAGCTCGGCGGTTCCCTCGTTATCAAGCGGAGCAATCACTCTGTAGAAGAGGAAGAAGCGGCGATTGACGCTCTATTGGATCTTCAGGTGGACGGCATTATTGTATTCCCTGCTGACAGCAGAGAGTATAATCAGCGGCTGCTCAAGATGATTCTGGATGAATTCCCTGTCGTAGTGGTAGATCGAAATTTGAAAGGGATCCAGGCCTGTACAGTACATACAGACAATAAAACCGCAGCCTACAAGCTCGCTGCTCATTTGCTGGAGTCAGGACATAAGCATATCGCTTTTATATCACCGGATCCTAACCGGACGTCAACACTTGAAGATCGGCTGGCCGGTTTTCAGCAAGCCTTCTTGGCCAGCGGGACGAGACTGTGTTCCGATTATTTGATAACAGACATTCCGAGTGGTTACTCGTGTAAATCAAGTGATACTCATTCTGGAGAGTACAGGCTGATGAAAAAGCTGCTTGAGGAGCATCCTCAAATTACGGCCTATGTATGTGCTGAGTATGAGATTGCGATTATTCTATATAAGCTGCTCGAATCCATGGGCTTACGTGTTCCGGAGGATTGCTCCATCGTCTGCTTCGATTGCCCGGATGATCCGTATGATCACTTGAACAGGCCAAGATTTACGCATATCCGGCAATATGAAGAGAAGATGGGAAGGACGGCAGTCGAGCTTTTGTTTGCACAAATTGAGAACAAGGAAGTTCCGAAGCTGACCTTGC